Genomic DNA from Streptomyces venezuelae:
GTACTCGCTTTGTCAGGGTGCAGCAGCGACGACGGCAACAAGAAGCTGGACGACTGGGCCAAGAAGGTCTGCGACTCGGTGCAGCCGCAGTCGAAGAAGATCGCGGACGCCAACGCCGCGATCCAGAAGGAGACCTCCGACAACAGCTCGCCGGGTGACGTCCAGAAGACCGACTCCAAGGCGTTCAAGGACATGTCCGACGCCTACAAGTCGATGGGCGACTCCGTGAAGAACGCGGGCGCGCCCCCGGTCGACGACGGCAAGAAGAAGACGGACGACGCCGTCAAGGAACTCAACGCCATCTCCAAGTCGTACGGCGACCTGAAGAAGCAGGTCGACGGCTTGGACACCAAGAACCAGGCCGACTTCGCCGACGGCCTCAAGGACGTCGCGGGCGAGCTGGACAAGCTCAGCAAGAGCGGCAACGAGGCCCTGGAGAAACTG
This window encodes:
- a CDS encoding small secreted protein produces the protein MEGTNPVNKKLAAALSGGAVLVLALSGCSSDDGNKKLDDWAKKVCDSVQPQSKKIADANAAIQKETSDNSSPGDVQKTDSKAFKDMSDAYKSMGDSVKNAGAPPVDDGKKKTDDAVKELNAISKSYGDLKKQVDGLDTKNQADFADGLKDVAGELDKLSKSGNEALEKLQEGEVGKAMGKQDSCKSASATPSGKS